Proteins found in one Aethina tumida isolate Nest 87 chromosome 1, icAetTumi1.1, whole genome shotgun sequence genomic segment:
- the LOC109609367 gene encoding sister chromatid cohesion protein PDS5 homolog B isoform X1, whose protein sequence is MAEIVYPAGCRPISEDLGPDELIRRLKTLAHTLQAMGQDDGAYRQYIPLSLHLAQEQFLSHPSRDVQLLIACCIADVLRVYAPEAPYKDPEQVKTIFLFLITQLSGLKDPKDAAFKRYFYLLENLAYVKSFNMCFELQDCQEIFCNLFQLMFKIVNDEHSGRVKSFMLDVLCPLITESDMVGNDLLDIILMNIVEPCKSQKKNAYFLAKELIVKTSETLEPYIQAFFNHVLILGKEDKNLQICGKVYDLIYELNHICPQILLAVLPQLECKLKSPLEDERLAAVALLAKMFSEKDSELAKRHSSLWRAFLGRFNDISVAIRTKCVQYSMHFLLNHPDLRKDITETLKLRQHDSEENVRYQVVTAIVTTARNDFQVVSDSEDLLEFVKERTLDKKFKIRKEAMSGLALIYRKHLSDPDVPNATKKAVTWIKDKILHGYYMAGMEDRLLVERLLNTCLVPYQLPPAERMKKLYHLLGTVDEHATRAFMELQKNQLCVRKLVLEWLELHRRNVNTDLTKELNMKVLALSKCLPEPVKAHEFLSNFSAHMKRDSALLEAFETVARPSVSCKECSEATAAVLKKLGAPVMTNLYYNTVKMLLERISSVMIDHSAIRLLVGYVDDCLRGGNTIEEVGLHPATAGDRGLKLLIMLSVVFPCHFIYQDVLEQLMTLLSLEDETVAPMVLAVFTFLGKYKCLYEAFPEIMDSLAPICKEFSQTGTPKQAKGAIHCIYKNMPDLHDSLFPSILEAVKNNLCPESPHYRTAIVTLGHIAFNVPEKYKVQIKNIVSRKIVKELLVKESSKETEYEMGDDPWCTEDELPEETRCKVEGLKAMARWLLGLKQDAASAQKTFRMLNAFILHKGDLLQSGRLSPAEMSWLRLAAGCAMLKVCEQKGVGDQYTAEQFYNLSQLMVDEVKQVRETFAAKLHKGLSKGLPNKCLPLDFMGYYALSGREPENRLKTTIRNYMTADINKRRDYVKTLTMGSGHIDKALGQLPHILPDYMLVFAIPILAHDPQLKRWDDVEELKKAKQCLWFILEPLVTKTESFSYGFYKNLIEKMKNHKDAVRPDDDSMNYKLWALCDLSSGLLLTRTTNYDLKDFPTETRVPTMYFLPQADFLNNKVFLPPELQYQPNKKTSITLSMLHHERQKRPKPKKPEAIGMDVQPSEASDTKIQLPGLEDDIDDPPSKRICNRIELEVSK, encoded by the exons ATGGCTGAGATAGTGTATCCAGCAGGATGCAGACCCATAAGCGAGGACTTGGGCCCAGACGAGCTGATCCGCCGTCTGAAGACGTTGGCCCATACATTGCAGGCCATGGGTCAAGACGATGGAGCATACAGACAGTACATACCACTCTCCCTGCACCTGGCTCAGGAACAGTTCCTGTCGCATCCGTCGCGTGACGTTCAGTTGCTGATCGCCTGTTGCATTGCAGACGTTCTCAGAGTATACGCTCCTGAGGCTCCATACAAGGATCCCGAACAGGTAAAGACtatctttttgtttttgattacGCAGCTGTCGGGACTGAAGGACCCCAAAGATGCTGCGTTCAAAAGATACTTTTACTTGTTGGAGAATTTGGCTTACGTGAAGTCCTTCAATATGTGCTTCGAATTGCAAGATTGTCAAGAGATATTCTGCAATCTGTTTCAAttgatgtttaaaattgttaacgaTGAGCACTCCGGACgtgttaaaagttttatgcTTGACGTATTGTGTCCACTTATTACCGAGAGTGATATGGTGGGCAATGATTTACTtgacataatattaatgaatattgtgGAGCCATGCAAGTCGCAGAAGAAAAACGCCTATTTCCTGGCTAAAGAgctaattgttaaaacttcagAAACTTTGGAGCCATACATACAAGCCTTCTTTAATCACGTGCTTATTTTGGGCAaggaagataaaaatttacaaatctgTGGCAAAGTATATGACCTTATTTACGAGCTGAATCATATTTGtccacaaattttattagcaGTACTGCCACAGTTAGAATGTAAACTAAAAAGTCCACTCGAAGATGAAAGATTGGCTGCTGTGGCGCTGTTGGCTAAAATGTTTAGCGAAAAGGATTCAGAACTTGCTAAACGCCACAGTTCGCTTTGGAGAGCATTCTTAGGCCGGTTCAATGACATTTCTGTGGCCATCCGTACCAAATGCGTCCAGTATTCCATGCACTTCCTGCTAAACCATCCAGATCTAAGAAAGGATATTACTGAGACCCTCAAATTGAGACAGCACGACTCCGAGGAAAACGTCAGATATCAAGTGGTGACGGCCATTGTAACCACCGCAAGGAACGATTTCCAAGTGGTCTCCGATTCTGAGGACTTGCTCGAGTTCGTCAAGGAAAGAACCTTGGAcaagaagtttaaaataagGAAGGAAGCCATGTCAGGCCTTGCgcttatttatagaaaacattTAAGCGATCCAGACGTTCCAAACGCTACGAAAAAAGCGGTCACTTGGATCAAAGACAAAATCTTGCATGGATACTACATGGCTGGCATGGAAGACAGGCTGTTAGTAGAGAGATTGCTGAACACTTGCTTGGTACCGTACCAGCTTCCTCCGGCCGAACGAATGAAGAAATTGTATCACCTGTTGGGCACCGTGGACGAACACGCAACCAGAGCTTTCATGGAACTGCAAAAGAATCAATTGTGCGTCAGAAAACTTGTACTCGAGTGGTTGGAATTGCACAGAAGGAACGTCAACACGGATCTAACTAAAGAATTGAACATGAAAGTTTTGGCTTTGTCTAAATGCCTGCCGGAACCGGTAAAGGCTCACGAGTTTTTGTCCAATTTTAGTGCACACATGAAACGAGACTCCGCCCTCCTTGAGGCATTCGAAACCGTAGCCAGACCGTCGGTGAGTTGTAAAGAATGCTCCGAAGCAACAGCCGCCGTTTTAAAGAAACTTGGGGCCCCTGTGATGACGAATTTGTATTACAACACAGTCAAAATGTTATTGGAAAGAATAAGCTCGGTTATGATAGATCATTCTGCGATACGACTATTAGTCGGATATGTTGACGACTGCCTGAGAGGTGGAAACACCATCGAAGAAGTAGGACTACATCCAGCGACGGCAGGAGACAGAGGACTCAAATTGTTGATCATGCTGAGTGTCGTCTTCCCCTGTCATTTTATCTACCAGGACGTTTTGGAACAATTGATGACCTTACTGAGTTTGGAAGACGAAACTGTGGCACCAATGGTCCTTGCCGTATTCACGTTCCTTGGAAAATATAAGTGTCTGT ACGAAGCATTCCCAGAAATAATGGATTCCTTGGCGCCGATATGCAAGGAATTTAGCCAAACTGGCACCCCGAAGCAAGCCAAAGGAGCTATccattgtatatataaaaatatgccagATCTGCACGACAGTCTTTTCCCCAGCATTCTGGAAGCGGtgaaaaacaatttgtgtCCCGAGTCGCCGCATTACAGAACGGCGATCGTAACACTCGGACACATTGCTTTCAATGTTCCAGAAAAGTACAAAGTCCAGATTAAAAACATAGTGTCCAGAAAG ATCGTCAAGGAGCTGTTGGTGAAGGAATCCTCCAAGGAGACCGAATACGAAATGGGTGACGATCCTTGGTGCACGGAGGACGAACTTCCGGAGGAGACCAGATGCAAAGTGGAGGGTCTGAAGGCAATGGCCCGATGGCTTTTGGGTCTCAAACAAGACGCCGCCTCCGCACAGAAAACGTTCCGGATGCTGAACGCTTTCATATTGCATAAGGGTGATTTGTTGCAGTCCGGCAGACTATCGCCCGCCGAAATGTCATGGCTTAGATTGGCAGCTGGCTGCGCCATGTTGAAGGTGTGCGAGCAAAAAGGCGTCGGCGACCAGTACACCGCCGAACAGTTTTACAATCTGTCCCAGCTGATGGTTGACGAGGTAAAGCAAGTACGCGAGACGTTCGCCGCGAAACTGCACAAAGGCTTGAGCAAAGGTTTACCGAACAAGTGTTTGCCGTTGGACTTCATGGG ATATTACGCTCTTTCCGGCCGAGAACCTGAAAATCGTCTAAAGACCACGATTCGTAACTACATGACGGCAGACATTAACAAACGTCGGGATTACGTTAAGACGCTAACCATGGGCTCAGGACATATTGATAAAGCGCTTGGTCAGTTGCCCCACATTTTACCAGACTACATGCTGGTGTTCGCGATTCCAATTTTGGCCCACGATCCTCAACTTAAACGCTGGGATGACGTGGAAGAGTTAAAGAAAGCCAAGCAATGTCTGTGGTTCATACTGGAACCGTTGGTCACCAAAACGGAATCGTTCAGTTACGGATTTTACAAGAATTTGATAGAAAAGATGAAGAATCACAAGGATGCTGTCAGACCCGATGATGACTCCATGAATTAT AAACTTTGGGCATTGTGCGACTTGTCTTCTGGACTGCTATTGACTAGAACGACGAACTACGACTTAAAGGACTTCCCGACGGAAACCCGCGTACCGACAATGTACTTTTTACCACAAGCcgactttttaaataacaaggtATTCTTGCCTCCGGAATTGCAGTACCAGCCTAACAAAAAGACGAGCATCACTTTGTCAATGTTGCACCATGAAAGACAAAAGAGGCCCAAACCCAAGAAACCTGAAGCGATTGGAATGGATGTGcag CCTTCCGAGGCCTCCGATACCAAAATACAGCTACCAGGTCTAGAAGACGACATAGACGATCCCCCGTCAAAACGGATCTGCAATCGAATCGAATTGGAAGTGAGCAAATAA
- the LOC109609367 gene encoding sister chromatid cohesion protein PDS5 homolog B isoform X2 — protein sequence MAEIVYPAGCRPISEDLGPDELIRRLKTLAHTLQAMGQDDGAYRQYIPLSLHLAQEQFLSHPSRDVQLLIACCIADVLRVYAPEAPYKDPEQVKTIFLFLITQLSGLKDPKDAAFKRYFYLLENLAYVKSFNMCFELQDCQEIFCNLFQLMFKIVNDEHSGRVKSFMLDVLCPLITESDMVGNDLLDIILMNIVEPCKSQKKNAYFLAKELIVKTSETLEPYIQAFFNHVLILGKEDKNLQICGKVYDLIYELNHICPQILLAVLPQLECKLKSPLEDERLAAVALLAKMFSEKDSELAKRHSSLWRAFLGRFNDISVAIRTKCVQYSMHFLLNHPDLRKDITETLKLRQHDSEENVRYQVVTAIVTTARNDFQVVSDSEDLLEFVKERTLDKKFKIRKEAMSGLALIYRKHLSDPDVPNATKKAVTWIKDKILHGYYMAGMEDRLLVERLLNTCLVPYQLPPAERMKKLYHLLGTVDEHATRAFMELQKNQLCVRKLVLEWLELHRRNVNTDLTKELNMKVLALSKCLPEPVKAHEFLSNFSAHMKRDSALLEAFETVARPSVSCKECSEATAAVLKKLGAPVMTNLYYNTVKMLLERISSVMIDHSAIRLLVGYVDDCLRGGNTIEEVGLHPATAGDRGLKLLIMLSVVFPCHFIYQDVLEQLMTLLSLEDETVAPMVLAVFTFLGKYKCLYEAFPEIMDSLAPICKEFSQTGTPKQAKGAIHCIYKNMPDLHDSLFPSILEAVKNNLCPESPHYRTAIVTLGHIAFNVPEKYKVQIKNIVSRKIVKELLVKESSKETEYEMGDDPWCTEDELPEETRCKVEGLKAMARWLLGLKQDAASAQKTFRMLNAFILHKGDLLQSGRLSPAEMSWLRLAAGCAMLKVCEQKGVGDQYTAEQFYNLSQLMVDEVKQVRETFAAKLHKGLSKGLPNKCLPLDFMGYYALSGREPENRLKTTIRNYMTADINKRRDYVKTLTMGSGHIDKALGQLPHILPDYMLVFAIPILAHDPQLKRWDDVEELKKAKQCLWFILEPLVTKTESFSYGFYKNLIEKMKNHKDAVRPDDDSMNYKLWALCDLSSGLLLTRTTNYDLKDFPTETRVPTMYFLPQADFLNNKVFLPPELQYQPNKKTSITLSMLHHERQKRPKPKKPEAIGMDVQQTFVGGIDAQPSEASDTKIQLPGLEDDIDDPPSKRICNRIELEVSK from the exons ATGGCTGAGATAGTGTATCCAGCAGGATGCAGACCCATAAGCGAGGACTTGGGCCCAGACGAGCTGATCCGCCGTCTGAAGACGTTGGCCCATACATTGCAGGCCATGGGTCAAGACGATGGAGCATACAGACAGTACATACCACTCTCCCTGCACCTGGCTCAGGAACAGTTCCTGTCGCATCCGTCGCGTGACGTTCAGTTGCTGATCGCCTGTTGCATTGCAGACGTTCTCAGAGTATACGCTCCTGAGGCTCCATACAAGGATCCCGAACAGGTAAAGACtatctttttgtttttgattacGCAGCTGTCGGGACTGAAGGACCCCAAAGATGCTGCGTTCAAAAGATACTTTTACTTGTTGGAGAATTTGGCTTACGTGAAGTCCTTCAATATGTGCTTCGAATTGCAAGATTGTCAAGAGATATTCTGCAATCTGTTTCAAttgatgtttaaaattgttaacgaTGAGCACTCCGGACgtgttaaaagttttatgcTTGACGTATTGTGTCCACTTATTACCGAGAGTGATATGGTGGGCAATGATTTACTtgacataatattaatgaatattgtgGAGCCATGCAAGTCGCAGAAGAAAAACGCCTATTTCCTGGCTAAAGAgctaattgttaaaacttcagAAACTTTGGAGCCATACATACAAGCCTTCTTTAATCACGTGCTTATTTTGGGCAaggaagataaaaatttacaaatctgTGGCAAAGTATATGACCTTATTTACGAGCTGAATCATATTTGtccacaaattttattagcaGTACTGCCACAGTTAGAATGTAAACTAAAAAGTCCACTCGAAGATGAAAGATTGGCTGCTGTGGCGCTGTTGGCTAAAATGTTTAGCGAAAAGGATTCAGAACTTGCTAAACGCCACAGTTCGCTTTGGAGAGCATTCTTAGGCCGGTTCAATGACATTTCTGTGGCCATCCGTACCAAATGCGTCCAGTATTCCATGCACTTCCTGCTAAACCATCCAGATCTAAGAAAGGATATTACTGAGACCCTCAAATTGAGACAGCACGACTCCGAGGAAAACGTCAGATATCAAGTGGTGACGGCCATTGTAACCACCGCAAGGAACGATTTCCAAGTGGTCTCCGATTCTGAGGACTTGCTCGAGTTCGTCAAGGAAAGAACCTTGGAcaagaagtttaaaataagGAAGGAAGCCATGTCAGGCCTTGCgcttatttatagaaaacattTAAGCGATCCAGACGTTCCAAACGCTACGAAAAAAGCGGTCACTTGGATCAAAGACAAAATCTTGCATGGATACTACATGGCTGGCATGGAAGACAGGCTGTTAGTAGAGAGATTGCTGAACACTTGCTTGGTACCGTACCAGCTTCCTCCGGCCGAACGAATGAAGAAATTGTATCACCTGTTGGGCACCGTGGACGAACACGCAACCAGAGCTTTCATGGAACTGCAAAAGAATCAATTGTGCGTCAGAAAACTTGTACTCGAGTGGTTGGAATTGCACAGAAGGAACGTCAACACGGATCTAACTAAAGAATTGAACATGAAAGTTTTGGCTTTGTCTAAATGCCTGCCGGAACCGGTAAAGGCTCACGAGTTTTTGTCCAATTTTAGTGCACACATGAAACGAGACTCCGCCCTCCTTGAGGCATTCGAAACCGTAGCCAGACCGTCGGTGAGTTGTAAAGAATGCTCCGAAGCAACAGCCGCCGTTTTAAAGAAACTTGGGGCCCCTGTGATGACGAATTTGTATTACAACACAGTCAAAATGTTATTGGAAAGAATAAGCTCGGTTATGATAGATCATTCTGCGATACGACTATTAGTCGGATATGTTGACGACTGCCTGAGAGGTGGAAACACCATCGAAGAAGTAGGACTACATCCAGCGACGGCAGGAGACAGAGGACTCAAATTGTTGATCATGCTGAGTGTCGTCTTCCCCTGTCATTTTATCTACCAGGACGTTTTGGAACAATTGATGACCTTACTGAGTTTGGAAGACGAAACTGTGGCACCAATGGTCCTTGCCGTATTCACGTTCCTTGGAAAATATAAGTGTCTGT ACGAAGCATTCCCAGAAATAATGGATTCCTTGGCGCCGATATGCAAGGAATTTAGCCAAACTGGCACCCCGAAGCAAGCCAAAGGAGCTATccattgtatatataaaaatatgccagATCTGCACGACAGTCTTTTCCCCAGCATTCTGGAAGCGGtgaaaaacaatttgtgtCCCGAGTCGCCGCATTACAGAACGGCGATCGTAACACTCGGACACATTGCTTTCAATGTTCCAGAAAAGTACAAAGTCCAGATTAAAAACATAGTGTCCAGAAAG ATCGTCAAGGAGCTGTTGGTGAAGGAATCCTCCAAGGAGACCGAATACGAAATGGGTGACGATCCTTGGTGCACGGAGGACGAACTTCCGGAGGAGACCAGATGCAAAGTGGAGGGTCTGAAGGCAATGGCCCGATGGCTTTTGGGTCTCAAACAAGACGCCGCCTCCGCACAGAAAACGTTCCGGATGCTGAACGCTTTCATATTGCATAAGGGTGATTTGTTGCAGTCCGGCAGACTATCGCCCGCCGAAATGTCATGGCTTAGATTGGCAGCTGGCTGCGCCATGTTGAAGGTGTGCGAGCAAAAAGGCGTCGGCGACCAGTACACCGCCGAACAGTTTTACAATCTGTCCCAGCTGATGGTTGACGAGGTAAAGCAAGTACGCGAGACGTTCGCCGCGAAACTGCACAAAGGCTTGAGCAAAGGTTTACCGAACAAGTGTTTGCCGTTGGACTTCATGGG ATATTACGCTCTTTCCGGCCGAGAACCTGAAAATCGTCTAAAGACCACGATTCGTAACTACATGACGGCAGACATTAACAAACGTCGGGATTACGTTAAGACGCTAACCATGGGCTCAGGACATATTGATAAAGCGCTTGGTCAGTTGCCCCACATTTTACCAGACTACATGCTGGTGTTCGCGATTCCAATTTTGGCCCACGATCCTCAACTTAAACGCTGGGATGACGTGGAAGAGTTAAAGAAAGCCAAGCAATGTCTGTGGTTCATACTGGAACCGTTGGTCACCAAAACGGAATCGTTCAGTTACGGATTTTACAAGAATTTGATAGAAAAGATGAAGAATCACAAGGATGCTGTCAGACCCGATGATGACTCCATGAATTAT AAACTTTGGGCATTGTGCGACTTGTCTTCTGGACTGCTATTGACTAGAACGACGAACTACGACTTAAAGGACTTCCCGACGGAAACCCGCGTACCGACAATGTACTTTTTACCACAAGCcgactttttaaataacaaggtATTCTTGCCTCCGGAATTGCAGTACCAGCCTAACAAAAAGACGAGCATCACTTTGTCAATGTTGCACCATGAAAGACAAAAGAGGCCCAAACCCAAGAAACCTGAAGCGATTGGAATGGATGTGcag CAAACATTTGTTGGTGGAATTGACGCGCAG CCTTCCGAGGCCTCCGATACCAAAATACAGCTACCAGGTCTAGAAGACGACATAGACGATCCCCCGTCAAAACGGATCTGCAATCGAATCGAATTGGAAGTGAGCAAATAA
- the LOC109609334 gene encoding uncharacterized protein LOC109609334, with protein MIRHLLLMSGLGSSCTRDCSGRGECHNGTCMCEIRFTGELCDGPNLPYHAGIGGVFLFIGFVCAVQLVMCIICEYQRLKAPTFLRACKITNQKFIYFASFLASVIRGAYFISPDSFKYGWSAGLLSSYYPLLMSSASLIVCFWAEVFHLERIYWEKPQFLSKSFLGFLTFNVISYSLLLAEFITNSLAKPPADDPSLFKHLFNGCYAVLMFIVVIFFLIYGVEVYFKVRGRFVTQPFQLTRNSHEAEPLQNDNSNELRPQINLSQLHQSRIGLISQALMLITVVGFLFSETLSEFWKTKVPINSRNLHDVIFRVAEIGVAVWFPAVLWNCMQPSELWILNPRKLLTKLDHQMGADAALADVNKQSVENEEEVVLDKRECWICYDSDKTDQLIQPCACTGDVSSVHHDCLRRWLMESSSSTSGPLRCKVCNYEYDICSTTKVEWDRGFTYQHWGSTAFIVTCLCMVVAVAWIIIQLYDNNYIRMLSASVALLMIYICIKFLGQNTLSAYQRAKVAALNIGNHVTTISGNVNVDAGESPSSQTNL; from the exons ATGATACGTCATTTGCTTCTAATGTCCGGACTTGGCTCTTCTTGCACAAGGGATTGCTCAGGAAGGGGTGAATGTCACAATGGTACGTGTATGTGCGAGATACGTTTCACGGGCGAGCTGTGCGATGGCCCCAATCTGCCCTATCACGCGGGCATCGGCGGTGTGTTCCTCTTCATCGGATTCGTGTGTGCTGTGCAGCTGGTCATGTGCATCATATGCGAGTACCAGAGACTCAAGGCTCCCACATTTCTGCGGGCATGCAAGATAACCAATCAGAAGTTCATTTATTTCGCCTCGTTTTTGGCCAGTGTTATTCGGGgtgcatattttatttctccg gattcttttaaatatggatGGTCAGCTGGTTTATTGTCATCATACTATCCACTGTTGATGTCCAGTGCTTCTTTGATAGTTTGCTTTTGGGCAGAG GTTTTTCATTTAGAGAGGATCTATTGGGAGAAACCTCAGTTCTtatcaaaaagttttttgGGATTTCTCACATTCAACGTTATAAGTTATAGCTTATTGTTAGCTGAATTTATTACCAATTCATTGGCGAAACCACCGGCCGATGATCCAAGTTTATTCAAACATCTGTTCAACGGATGTTACGCTGTTTTAATGTTCATCGTTGTTATATTCTTCTTGATCTATGGCGTAGAGGTTTACTTTAAG GTAAGAGGTCGTTTCGTAACGCAACCGTTCCAACTTACCAGAAATTCGCACGAAGCTGAACCGCTTCAGAACGACAATAGCAACGAGTTGCGACCTCAGATAAACTTATCGCAGTTACATCAGTCCCGAATAGGACTTATCAGTCAGGCGTTGATGCTGATCACGGTCGTTGGATTCCTGTTTTCAGAGACGTTGTCTGAGTTTTGGAAGACCAag GTTCCGATAAACTCACGAAATTTGCACGACGTGATCTTCCGGGTGGCGGAGATCGGTGTTGCCGTATGGTTCCCGGCCGTACTTTGGAATTGCATGCAGCCCTCTGAATTATGGATTCTCAATCCGAGGAAGCTTCTGACGAAACTAGACCATCAAATGGGCGCGGACGCCGCTCTGGCCGACGTCAACAAGCAGTCGGTCGAAAACGAAGAAGAGGTTGTTTTGGACAAGCGGGAATGCTGGATATGCTACGATTCTGACAAAACGGACCAGCTGATACAACCATGTGCCTGTACCGGAGACGTCTCCAGCGTCCATCACGATTGTTTACGAag GTGGCTAATGGAGAGCTCGTCATCCACTTCTGGCCCATTGCGGTGCAAGGTCTGCAATTACGAGTACGACATTTGCAGTACCACCAAAGTTGAATGGGACAGGGGATTCACTTACCAACATTGGGGCAGCACCGCCTTCATTGTCACCTGCCTCTGTATGGTCGTTGCTGTTGCTTGGATTATCATCCAACTCTACGACAACAACTACATACGTATGCTCAGTGCAAGTGTTGCACTACTcatgatttacatttgcatCAA GTTTTTGGGACAGAACACGTTGAGCGCGTATCAGCGGGCGAAAGTTGCTGCCCTGAATATCGGCAATCACGTAACAACAATTAGCGGCAATGTGAATGTAGATGCCGGAGAATCTCCGTCTTCTCAAACGAATCTTTAA